One Armatimonadota bacterium genomic region harbors:
- a CDS encoding cell division protein SepF, whose translation MEEAVARPGLFSRLAGIVNRNHDDYEEDFDAPAGAPLRVHSAHRYSITVRRQISSFQDAVAAADGLKRGEQQILNLSMASMELREKIKDFMCGVNYAAEGSWEELGDNVFLLAPASAFVEVAPATPRGHEKN comes from the coding sequence ATGGAAGAAGCAGTCGCACGACCGGGCCTCTTTTCGCGCCTAGCCGGCATCGTCAACCGCAACCACGACGACTACGAAGAGGATTTCGACGCGCCCGCCGGGGCGCCTTTGCGCGTCCACTCGGCGCACAGGTACAGCATCACCGTGAGACGGCAGATCTCGTCGTTCCAGGACGCGGTCGCTGCGGCGGACGGCTTAAAGCGCGGCGAGCAACAGATCCTGAACCTGTCGATGGCGTCGATGGAACTTCGGGAGAAGATCAAGGACTTCATGTGCGGCGTCAATTACGCGGCCGAGGGGTCTTGGGAGGAACTGGGCGACAACGTCTTCCTTCTGGCACCTGCCTCCGCGTTCGTCGAAGTCGCCCCTGCTACGCCGCGCGGGCACGAAAAGAACTGA
- a CDS encoding NFACT family protein, with product MKIPFDSLSTAAVVSELQVFVGSKLERAAQPDARTLVLGFYDGGERWVVASVDREFARIYPATRRPEFPKDAPSLATEIRKRLHGSELTSVRQIGRDRVVEFAFRTETESYRLMVEATGRHGNIVLVDGRGRAVAAAEFIGPARSVRPVLPGGEYALPPVPDGDGSSPFLRKLLAAGGDATAVDAVWQGTSPGATFVPGSGAYPVDVAALGLDGVSRASIGQALEQHFESAIAEARFRSEQAGLRSQLERVLLARDVALRDLAEALDAARNARRLQLYGELILAYQSSIPEGARILDAWDYDGQEVAVPLKPDASALENAERYFSKAKKAKSRADELRGQNDRLTEDREALLSSLAALESADDAKDLDAVREAAARRRWLQRPGTAVRKEDRPFEGHAVRELLSPGGWRVLYGENATSNDYLTTKVAKPADLWFHVRGAPSAHVVLCTDNRPDKVQRADIEFAAKVAVDHSSSKHSSYVSVDYTQKRYVRRPKGSQPGLAVYTREKTVHVTSR from the coding sequence GTGAAGATCCCTTTCGACAGCCTGTCGACGGCGGCGGTCGTCTCCGAGCTCCAAGTCTTCGTCGGATCGAAGCTGGAACGAGCGGCGCAACCGGACGCGCGGACCCTTGTCCTCGGCTTCTATGACGGCGGGGAGAGGTGGGTCGTCGCCAGCGTCGACCGCGAGTTCGCTCGGATCTATCCGGCGACGAGGCGGCCCGAATTCCCGAAGGACGCTCCTTCCTTGGCGACCGAAATCCGGAAGCGGCTCCACGGATCGGAGTTGACTTCAGTACGCCAGATCGGCCGCGACCGTGTGGTCGAGTTCGCGTTCCGGACGGAAACGGAATCGTACCGACTGATGGTGGAAGCCACGGGCCGGCACGGCAACATCGTCCTCGTCGACGGCCGAGGACGGGCCGTGGCCGCTGCCGAGTTCATCGGCCCGGCCCGGTCCGTCAGGCCTGTCTTGCCGGGCGGAGAATATGCGCTTCCCCCGGTTCCGGACGGAGACGGATCATCCCCGTTCTTGCGGAAACTCCTGGCAGCGGGCGGCGACGCGACCGCCGTCGACGCCGTCTGGCAGGGGACGTCGCCCGGTGCGACGTTCGTCCCAGGATCCGGCGCGTACCCGGTCGACGTGGCGGCGTTAGGCTTGGACGGCGTTTCACGGGCTTCGATCGGTCAAGCCCTCGAACAGCACTTCGAAAGCGCGATAGCGGAGGCCCGGTTCCGTTCGGAGCAAGCGGGGCTTCGTTCACAGCTCGAACGTGTGCTGCTTGCGCGGGACGTCGCATTACGCGACTTGGCCGAAGCCCTCGACGCGGCCCGGAACGCTCGGCGGCTCCAACTTTATGGCGAGCTCATCCTCGCATATCAGTCCTCGATCCCGGAAGGCGCCCGGATCTTGGACGCGTGGGACTACGACGGCCAAGAGGTGGCGGTGCCGCTGAAACCGGACGCGTCGGCCCTTGAGAACGCCGAGCGTTACTTCTCCAAGGCGAAGAAGGCCAAGTCCCGCGCCGACGAACTGCGTGGCCAGAACGACCGTCTCACCGAGGACCGAGAGGCCTTGCTCTCGTCGCTGGCGGCATTGGAGTCCGCGGACGACGCGAAGGACCTCGATGCGGTCCGGGAAGCGGCCGCCCGGAGACGCTGGCTCCAGCGTCCGGGCACGGCGGTCCGCAAAGAAGACCGTCCTTTCGAAGGTCACGCCGTCCGCGAACTTCTGTCACCGGGCGGATGGCGCGTCCTTTATGGCGAGAACGCGACCTCGAACGATTATCTGACCACGAAGGTCGCGAAGCCTGCCGACCTTTGGTTCCACGTCCGAGGGGCTCCTTCGGCCCACGTCGTCCTGTGTACGGACAACAGGCCGGACAAGGTCCAACGCGCGGACATCGAGTTCGCGGCCAAGGTCGCCGTGGACCACTCGTCGTCGAAACACTCGTCCTACGTGTCGGTCGATTACACGCAGAAGCGCTACGTCCGTCGGCCGAAGGGGTCGCAACCCGGCCTTGCGGTCTACACGCGCGAAAAGACCGTCCATGTCACGTCGCGTTAG